In the Afipia sp. GAS231 genome, ACTTCGACTATCGCGAGGTGCAGGCGGCGCAAGCCATCATCGCCAACGCGCGCAGCGTCATGCTGGTGGCGGACTCGACAAAACTTCGCCGAAGCGCGCCGGTTCGCATCGCCCATATCAGCCAGATCCAGACCTTCGTCACCGACGCCGCGCTACCCGCCGGCCTCGCCAACATCTGCCACAGCAGAGGCATCGAGGTGGTCGAGGCGATGGACAAGCCCGCCGCCGATATCGATGACCAGGCGGCGGAGCCGTCGACGGTGGTGCGGCTGAAGTAGGGGTCGCGCGAATGCGCGCCCGATGACAGGCTCCGCGGCGTCTCGATGGATGCTGGCCGCCCTCTACACCACCGCGTTCGGAAAATTCCACAGCGGGTTCCTCACTTTCGCTTGCTTTCGTTTTCCGTTGTGATTTAATCGAATCCGAAAGCGAAATCGCCGAAGTGAACGGGCGACCGCCGGGGAAGCGATCTTTGGACAGGGTATTCGACCTCGCCATCATTGGAGGCGGCATTAACGGCTGCGGCATCGCGCGCGATGCGGCGGGCCGGGGTAATTCTGTTTTCCTATGTGAAATGAATGACTTGGCTAGCGGGACGTCGTCCTGGTCGACCAAGCTGGTACATGGCGGTCTGCGCTATCTCGAATATTACGAGTTCCGGCTGGTCCGCGAGGCGCTGATCGAGCGCGAAATCCTCTGGCAGATCGCGCCGCATATCATTCGCCCGCTGCGTTTCGTTTTGCCGCACCATTCCGGATTGCGACCGGCCTGGCTGCTCAGGCTGGGGTTGTTTCTGTACGATCACATCGGCGGCCGGCATTTGCTCCCGCCGACCCGCTCGGTCGATCTCGCCCATGACGAGGTGGGAAAACCCTTGATCGCCAACCGTTACACCAAGGGCTTTGAATATTCCGATTGCTTCGTCGACGACGCGCGCCTGGTCGTGCTCACCGCGCGCGATGCGGCGGATCGCGGCGCCGAAATTCACACCCGCACCCGCGCGGTCGAGATCCGGCAGGCCGACGGCATCTGGCAGGTCACCGTCGAGAACACCATCAGCGGTGCGCGCACCACCATCAACGCCCGCGCACTGGTCAATGCCGGCGGTCCCTGGGTCGAGCAGGTGCTGTCGTCCGGCTCCGGCGTCAACGCGCGCGCCAAAGTACGGCTGGTGCAGGGCTCCCACATCGTGGTGCGCAAGCTCTATGAGCACGACCGCGCCTACATGTTCCAGAACGCCGATGGCCGCATCATCTTCGTCATTCCCTACCAGGACGATTTCACGCTGATCGGAACCACCGATCGCGATTACGACGGCGATCCTTCGAAGGTGAAGGCGTCGAACGAGGAGATCCAGTATCTCTGCGCCTCCGCCAGCGAATATCTGAAAAATCCGGTCACGCCGGAAGACGTGGTCTGGACCTATTCCGGTGTCCGCCCGCTGTATGACGATGGCGCCAGCGAAGCCAAGGCCGCGACCCGCGATTACGTGTTCGAACTCGATACGCCGGGCGGTGCGCCGCTGCTGTCGATCTATGGCGGCAAGATCACGACCTATCGGCGTCTGGCCGAAGAGGCATTGGAACGGCTCGCGCCGTACCTGCGTAGCGCCAAGGCCAAGGAAGGCTGGACCGGCAAGCAACCGCTGCCCGGCGGCGACATGGATGTCTCGGCGATTGCGGCGCTGACTGCGGAACTGGTGCGGAAATATTCGTTTCTCCCGTCCGCCCATGCCAACCGGATGGCGCACGCCTATGGCACCCGCGCCGCCAAGGTTTTAGGCAGTGCGAAATCGATGGCCGATCTCGGCCAGTCATTCGGCGCCAGCTTGACGGAAAGCGAAGTCAGGTACCTGATGTCGGCGGAATGGGCCTGTACCGCCGAAGACGTGGTGTGGCGCCGGTCCAAGCTCGGCTTGCGGCTGTCATCCGACCAAATCGCCGCGCTCGATGCATGGATCGCCGCCAACCGCGCCGCCGGCGAACGTCCCCTACGTGAAGCGGGAGGACGGACATGAGCGTCACGCTCGAACATGTCACGCGCACCGTGGATGGCATCCCGACCATTCGCGATGTCTCGCTGACGCTCGACCGCGGTACGCTGAGCGTGCTGCTCGGGCCGACGCTGTCGGGCAAGACCTCGATCATGCGGCTGCTCGCCGGTCTCGACAAGCCATCCGCAGGCCGCGTGCTGGTCGATGGCAAGGACGTGACCGGCGCCGACGTGCGGCAACGCTCGGTCGCGATGGTCTACCAGCAATTCATCAATTATCCCTCGCTGACGGTCTACGAGAACATCGCCTCGCCCTTGCGCGTGCAGGGCAAGCCGCGCGGCGAGATCGAAAAGCGGGTGCAGGAGGCGGCCAGCCTGTTGCGGCTCGAGCCGTATCTGCAGCGCACGCCGCTGCAACTGTCCGGCGGCCAGCAGCAGCGCACCGCGATCGCCCGCGCGCTGGTCAAGGGCGCCGATCTGGTGCTGCTCGACGAGCCGCTCGCCAATCTTGATTACAAGCTGCGCGAGGAGTTGCGCACCGAACTGCCGCGCATCTTCGAGGCGTCGGGCGCGATCTTCGTCTATGCGACCACCGAGCCCTCCGAAGCGCTGCTGCTCGGCGGCGACACGCTCTGCATGTGGGAAGGCCAGGTGCTGCAGGCCGGCAATACCTCAAAAGTCTATCGCCAGCCCGACACGCTGCGGGTGGCGCAGGTGTTTTCCGATCCGCCGCTCAACCTCGTCGGCATCGAGAAGAAAAGCGGTTCGGTCCAATACGCCGGCGGCATCCAGGCGCCTGCTAGCGGACTCTACGCGTCGCTGGCCGATGGACCCTATCGCGTCGGCTTCCGCGCGCATCAGTTGGAAGTGGCGAACGGCATTGCCGGCCGTCATGCGTTCCAGGCAACCGTCACCGTGACCGAGATTACCGGTTCGGAAAGTTTTGTGCATCTCAACCGCGATGCGTCGAACTGGGTGGCAGTGCTGCAGGGCGTCCATGAATACGAACCCGGCCACGTGCTCGATGCCGTGCTCGATCCCGACAATGTTTTTGTGTTCGACGCCGCCGACCGGCTGGTCGCGGCACCCAGCAAAGCAATTTGAGGGAGATGCATCATGGCCCGCATTGACCTCGTCGATCTCGCGCATTCCTACGGCGGCAACGATGCGCCGCCCGAATCATTTGCGCTGAAGCCGGTGACCATGACCTGGCGGCAGGGCGGCGCCTATGCGCTGCTTGGGCCGTCCGGCTGCGGCAAGACCACGCTGCTCAACCTGATTTCCGGTATCGTGACGCCGTCGCGCGGGCAGATCCTGTTCGACGGCGCCGATATCACACCGCTGTCAACCCAGAAGCGCAATATCGCGCAAGTGTTCCAGTTTCCGGTGATCTACGACACCATGACGGTCGGCCAAAACCTGGCATTCCCCCTCAAGAACCGCGGCGTGCCGAAGGCCGATATCGACGCGCGCGTCAAACGGATTGCCGACCTGCTCGACCTCACGCCCTATCTCAACCGCAAGGCCACCCGGCTGACGGCGGACGCCAAGCAGAAGATTTCGCTCGGCCGCGGTCTGGTCCGCTCCGACGTCGCCGCGATCCTGTTCGACGAGCCGCTGACGGTGATCGATCCCGAACTGAAATGGCAGCTGCGTTCGAAACTCAAGGCACTGCACCGCGATCTCGACCTCACGATGATCTACGTCACCCACGACCAGACCGAGGCGCTGACCTTTGCCGATACCGTGGTCGTGATGCACGATGGCGGGGTGGTGCAGAGCGGCACGCCGGCCGAACTGTTCGACAAGCCTGCGCATACCTTTGTCGGTTATTTCATCGGCTCGCCCGGCATGAACATCGTGCCGGCCACGGTGAGCGGCCACGAGGCGCGGATCGACGGCCATACCATCGGCCTCCATCGCAATTACGGCGTGCTGCCGGCGGGGGCGAAGATCGAGATCGGCGTGCGGCCGGAATTCGTCAATGTCGCGGCTCCCGCTTCGGGGCTGTTGTCGGCCAATATCGAACGCATCGACGACCTCGGCCGCGTCCGCTTCGCCCGCGTTCGTGTCGGCGACGCCAAATTCGCCGCGCGCGTACCGCCGGGGTTCTCCGTTCCCGACAGCACCGTTGGGCTGGTGTTCGATCCCTCACATGTTCACGTCTATGCCGACAGCCGCCTGGTCGAGGGGGTTGCCTGATGGACAAGACGGTCAACCAGAAAGCCTGGTTCCTGGTGCTGCCGGTGTTCCTGGTGGTCGCGTTCTCCGCGATCCTGCCGCTGATGACGGTGGTGAACTATTCGATGCAGGATACCTTCGGCAACAACCAGTTCTTCTGGAACGGTGTCGGCTGGTTCAAGGAGCTGCTCGATCCCTCGACCGATCTCGGCGGACGCTTTCTTGCGTCGCTCGGCCGCAACCTGTTCTTCTCCGCCGTGATTCTCGCGATCGAGGTGCCACTCGGCATCCTGGTGGCGCTGTCGATGCCGCGCGAGGGTTGGACGGTGGCTGCCTGTCTCGTGATCCTGGCGTTGCCGCTCTTGATTCCGTGGAACGTGGTCGGGACGATCTGGCAGATTTTCGGCCGGCCCGACATCGGACTGCTCGGCTATACGCTCAACAGTCTCGGCATGAATTATAACTACGTCTCCAACGAATTCGACGCCTGGGCGACCGTCATCGTGATGGATGTCTGGCACTGGACGTCGCTGGTTGCGCTGCTGTGCTACGCCGGCCTGAAGTCGATCCCCGACGCCTATTACCAGGCGGCGCAGATCGACGGCGCCTCGCGCTGGGCGGTATTCACCGCAATCCAGTTGCCAAAGATGAACCGTGTGCTGCTGATTGCGGTGCTGCTGCGCTTCATGGACAGTTTTATGATCTACACCGAACCGTTCGTCGTGACGGGCGGCGGACCGGGCAACTCGACCACGTTCGTCTCGATCGAGCTGGTCAAGATCGCGCTCGGGCAGTTCGACCTCGGCAAGGCGGCGGCGCTGTCGCTGGTCTACAACCTGATCATCCTGATCGTGTGCTGGGTGTTCTACACCGTCATGACCAACGCCGGCGCCGATCGCCCGGCCAAACAGGGAGTCGCATGATGCATTCGATTCCCGGCCGTCGCATCATCATGGTGCTGTTCCTGATCTTCCTGCTGTTGCCGATCTACTGGCTCGTCAACATGAGCTTCAAGACCAATGGCGAGATCGTCTCGACCATGACGCTGTGGCCGCACCAGCCGACGCTGGCAAACTACATCCGCATCTTCACCGACGAGAGCTGGTATTCCGGCTATATCCATTCGCTGAATTACGTCGTGATCAACACCGTGATCTCGATTTCGGTGGCGTTGCCGGCTGCTTACGCGTTTTCGCGCTACCGCTTCCTCGGCGACAAGCATCTGTTCTTCTGGCTGCTGTCGAACCGGATGGCGCCAGCGGCGGTCTATGCGCTGCCGTTCTTCAATCTCTATTCGGCGATCGGGCTGTTCGATACGCCGTGGGCCGTGGCGCTGGCGCACTGCATCTTCAATGTGCCGCTGGCGGTGTGGATCCTCGAAGGCTTCGTTTCCGGCGTGCCGCGCGAGATCGACGAGACCGCGTTCCTCGACGGCTATTCGTTCCCGCGCTTCTTCGTCAAGATCCTGGTGCCGCTGATCGGCAGCGGCATCGGCGTCGCGGCATTCTTCTGCTTCATGTTTTCCTGGGTCGAACTGCTGCTGGCGCGCACGCTGACGACGGTGGCCGCCAAGCCGATCTCGGCGATCATGACGCGCACGGTTTCGGCCGCCGGCATGGACTGGGGTTTGCTGGCCGCGGCCGGCGTGCTCACCATCATCCCGGGCGCGCTGGTGATCTGGTTCGTTCGCAACTACATCGCGCGCGGTTTCGCGCTGGGCAGGGTGTAGCCATGGAAAACATCGCATGGATGGCGTGGACGGTGCCGACCGCGATCTTCTTCGTGATGCTGTCGCTCACCCTGGGCGTGATGACATGGCTTGCGGTCGCTTATCCGGAGGCCGAGCGGATCGGCATCCTGCGGATTCCGACCACGCGCGGCGACCGCCTGTTCATTTCGCTGGTGCTATCAGCCGTGATCCATCTGTTGTGGATCGCTTTCGTCGGTACCGATGCGATCGCCACGCTTCCAATCGGGGAGGGCGTTGAGATTTCGAGCCTGTGGCTCGCAACCGTAATTTCGCTGCTGTCTGCCGTTGCGATTTTCCGCAACGTCTGAGAGAGGCGAAAAATGAGCAGATCCGGGACCAACCCGGGCCTGGTTTTTGATTCTGCAACCGGAGGAACCAAAATGCGACACTTGAGAGGAAAGACCAAGGATCGTCTTCTGACGATGACCAGCGCCGCTGCGCTGATCGCGGCATCGGTCACGATGGCCGCGCCCGCATTGGCGGACGAAGCTGCTGCCAAGAAGTGGATCGATTCTGAATTTCAGCCGTCGACGTTGTCCAAGGACGACCAGATGAAGGAAATGCAGTGGTTCATCAAGGCCGCTGCGCCGTTCAAGGGCATGGAGATCAACGTCACTTCCGAAACCCTGACCGTGCACGAGTATGAATCGAAGACGCTTGCAAAGGCCTTCGAGGAAATCACCGGCATCAAGGTCAAGCACGACATCATCCAGGAAGGTGACGTCGTCGAGAAAATCCAGACCCAGATGCAGTCGGGCAAGAATGTCTATGACGGCTGGATCAACGACTCCGACTTCATCGGAACGCACTTCCGCTACGGTCAGGCCGTCGACTTGACGGACTGGATGGCCAAGGAAGGCAAGGACGTCACCGATCCGATGCTCGACGTCAACGACTTCATCGGCAAGTCCTTCACCACCGCGCCGGACGGACATCTCTATCAGTTGCCCGACCAGCAGTTCGCGAACCTCTATTGGTTCCGCTACGACTGGTTCTCCAATCCGGAGTACAAGGCGAAGTTCAAGGCCAAGTACGGCTACGACCTTGGCGTCCCCGTGAACTGGTCGGCGTATGAAGATATCGCCGAGTTCTTCACCAACGACATCAAGGAAATCAACGGCGTCCGCGTCTATGGCCACATGGACTACGGCAAGAAGGATCCGTCACTGGGCTGGCGCTTCACCGACGCGTGGTTGTCGATGGCCGGCAACGGCGACAAGGGCATCCCGAACGGACTCCCCGTCGACGAATGGGGCATCCGGATGGAAGGCTGTCGTCCGGTCGGCTCGTCCGTCGAGCGTGGCGGCGACGTCAACGGACCGGCGTCGGTCTATTCGATCGTCAAGTATCTCGACTGGATGAAGAAGTATGCCCCGCCGCAGGCGCAAGGCATGACCTTCTCCGAGTCGGGACCGGTTCCGTCGCAGGGCGCGATTGCCCAGCAGGTGTTCTGGTACACCGCCTTCACCGCCGACATGGTGAAGCCCGGTCTGCCGGTCATGAACGCCGATGGCACGCCGAAGTGGCGCATGGCTCCGTCGCCGCACGGCTCGTACTGGAAGGAAGGCATGAAGCTGGGTTATCAGGACGTGGGTTCTGCGACCTTGCTGAAGTCGACCCCGGTTGATCGCCGCAAGGCAGCCTGGCTCTACCTGCAGTTCATCGTGTCCAAGTCGGTGTCACTGAAGAAGAGCCATGTCGGTCTCACTTTCATCCGTGAATCCGATATCTGGGACAAGTCGTTCACGGAGCGTGCTCCGAAGCTCGGCGGTCTGATCGAGTTCTACCGCTCGCCCGCGCGCGTGCAGTGGACCCCGACCGGCAACAACGTGCCTGATTATCCGAAGCTTGCGCAATTGTGGTGGCAGAACATCGGCGATGCGTCGTCCGGTGCGAAGACGCCGCAGGCCGCGATGGACTCGCTCGCAGCCGCGCAGGACTCGGTGATGGAACGTCTCGAGAAATCCGGCGTGCAGAAGGAGTGCGGACCGAAGCTCAACAAGAAGGAAACGGCTGAGTACTGGTTCGCGAAGTCGGCCAAGGACGGCAATATCGCGCCCCAGCGCAAGCTGGCCAACGAGAAGCCCAAGGGCGAAACCATCGACTACGACACGCTGATCAAGTCGTGGCCGGCATCGCCGCCGAAGCGCGCCGAAGCGAAGTAACGCCTTGGCGTCATCGTCCGGCTTGACCGGACGATCCAGTACACCGCGGCTTTTCGGCTCTATCGCCGACGGCTGCGGCTACTGGATGCCCCGCCTTCGCGGGGCATGACGGAGAGAGAAGCGAAAGGCCGGGAGCAATCCCGGCCTTTTTCTATTCGCGCGACCCGTTGGCCCGCAATGAGGATATAATCAGCGCCACATCGCGCCGACGACTTAAGGAGCTTCCCCATGCGCATGATTTTCCGCTGCGATCCGGCACTGTCGGATCATCTGCCGCAGCCGGTTTTAGCGCGCAGCGCGCTTCCAGACTGGCTTCGTGCCATGCCGGCGAAAGCGCACTCGGAAATCCACGGACGGGAAATTCGTACCGTCAAGCAATGTCCGCCTTTCGTTGATGCGATGGCCTATGGGATCATTATTCCGTTGCCCTGCGACATCAGGGTCGAGCGTGGGGAGTTCGCCTGGGATTGGGACATTCCGAAGCCAGAGACGTCAGGCCATCCGCGCGCGCCGCTGAGCTTCCATCCCGCTGCGCAGTTTGCCGCCGCGCCGTTTGGCAACGGGCAGGCTGCCCTCAAATTCAACAGCTTCTGGACCGTCGAAGTCGATCCCGGCTGGTCGCTGTTCGCAACCCATCCGGTCAATCGCGATGACCTGCCATTTCGCTTGATCTCGGGATTGGTGGATTCCGATCGCTTCCACGACGGCGGAATCAATTTTCCGGCGATCTGGACCCAGCCTGATTTTTCCGGCGTGCTGCCGAAGGGCACGCCTGTGGCGCAGTGCTTTGCGGTGCCGCGCGAGGCGCCCGAGTTGGTGTTTGAGGCTTTTGATGAGGAGCACCGGCAGGCTTATTCGAAGGTTGTTGCCGACGTGCTGGCTGCGCCCAATGTCTATCGCAAGCATTTTCGGGCCAGGCGCGGTCGCCTAACGTCCTAGCTTGCGGCGCAGTGCATCCTCATCGAGCCACAGGCGGCCGTGCGAGGCCGAAGTCAGCGCCATCGCGATGGTGCCGAAAGTTTGCGGGCGCAGGCGATAGGCCTGCGCGTAGGCGTGCATGGCATTGTCGATATCGCCGCTCTCCTGCAGCACCACGCCAAGGTTGAGCGCGGCTTCGGCAAAGTCCGGCTTTGCCTCGAAGGCGCGCCGATAGGCGGTTGCGGCCCCGACGTAGTCGCGCAAATCCTGGCGGACGAGGCCGAGATCGAACCAGGTGGACGCCGGCGTGTCACCCTGGGTTGCGCGCTCGAGCAGGGGCAGCGCCGCAGCCTGGTCGCCATCTTCCCATGCCAGCCGCCCGAGCCGCGCTGCGGCCTCCTGGCTCTGCGGAATGACTTTCAGAATGGCCCGCCATGCCTCGCGCGCCTGTTCGCGAAGGCCCGTCTGGAGACTTGCCTGATCGAGCGTTCGCGCTTTCTCCAGAAAGGCTTCCCGCTGGGGCGCGGCGGCGATGATCAGATCCAGATGCGACAATGCGCTGTCGAAATCCCCCGCGGTGCGAGCGATGCGTGCCGCGAGGAGGCGCGCGGCCGCATTGTCCGGTCGCCTGGCAAGGCTGGCCTCGACATGCACACGGGCGGGGTCAAGCTCGCCCTTGGAAAACAGCACGGCGGCGAGAAGATGATGGAGCATCGGTTCGCCCGGCCGATCCGCCAGACCTTCCTCACATAGCTTGCGCGCCCGGTCGGGCTGGCCGGAGTTGAAGGCTGCGGTCGCATCACGCGCGATGTCCTCGGCGGTGTTCCGGCTCATATCCTTCGACCATGCTCCCCGACGAAGACGAACGCTGCGGCTGCGCGGGTTCATCTTAGCCGTCATCGCGAGCGAAGCGAAGCATCCAGAGCGGCACGGGAAGGCCCGACTGCATCGTCGCGGAGTTTATCCGAATAGCGAAAGGCCGGGAGCGATCCCGGCCTTTTTTGTTACGCGTTGTCGTGGGCACCAAGATTGCTGTCATCGTCCGCGAAGGCGGACGATCCAGTACGCAGCGGCCTTTCGGTTCAATCACCGGCGTCAGTGATTACTGGATGCCCCGCCTTCGAGGGGCATGAC is a window encoding:
- the glpD gene encoding glycerol-3-phosphate dehydrogenase, translated to MDRVFDLAIIGGGINGCGIARDAAGRGNSVFLCEMNDLASGTSSWSTKLVHGGLRYLEYYEFRLVREALIEREILWQIAPHIIRPLRFVLPHHSGLRPAWLLRLGLFLYDHIGGRHLLPPTRSVDLAHDEVGKPLIANRYTKGFEYSDCFVDDARLVVLTARDAADRGAEIHTRTRAVEIRQADGIWQVTVENTISGARTTINARALVNAGGPWVEQVLSSGSGVNARAKVRLVQGSHIVVRKLYEHDRAYMFQNADGRIIFVIPYQDDFTLIGTTDRDYDGDPSKVKASNEEIQYLCASASEYLKNPVTPEDVVWTYSGVRPLYDDGASEAKAATRDYVFELDTPGGAPLLSIYGGKITTYRRLAEEALERLAPYLRSAKAKEGWTGKQPLPGGDMDVSAIAALTAELVRKYSFLPSAHANRMAHAYGTRAAKVLGSAKSMADLGQSFGASLTESEVRYLMSAEWACTAEDVVWRRSKLGLRLSSDQIAALDAWIAANRAAGERPLREAGGRT
- a CDS encoding carbohydrate ABC transporter permease translates to MDKTVNQKAWFLVLPVFLVVAFSAILPLMTVVNYSMQDTFGNNQFFWNGVGWFKELLDPSTDLGGRFLASLGRNLFFSAVILAIEVPLGILVALSMPREGWTVAACLVILALPLLIPWNVVGTIWQIFGRPDIGLLGYTLNSLGMNYNYVSNEFDAWATVIVMDVWHWTSLVALLCYAGLKSIPDAYYQAAQIDGASRWAVFTAIQLPKMNRVLLIAVLLRFMDSFMIYTEPFVVTGGGPGNSTTFVSIELVKIALGQFDLGKAAALSLVYNLIILIVCWVFYTVMTNAGADRPAKQGVA
- a CDS encoding ABC transporter ATP-binding protein, whose product is MSVTLEHVTRTVDGIPTIRDVSLTLDRGTLSVLLGPTLSGKTSIMRLLAGLDKPSAGRVLVDGKDVTGADVRQRSVAMVYQQFINYPSLTVYENIASPLRVQGKPRGEIEKRVQEAASLLRLEPYLQRTPLQLSGGQQQRTAIARALVKGADLVLLDEPLANLDYKLREELRTELPRIFEASGAIFVYATTEPSEALLLGGDTLCMWEGQVLQAGNTSKVYRQPDTLRVAQVFSDPPLNLVGIEKKSGSVQYAGGIQAPASGLYASLADGPYRVGFRAHQLEVANGIAGRHAFQATVTVTEITGSESFVHLNRDASNWVAVLQGVHEYEPGHVLDAVLDPDNVFVFDAADRLVAAPSKAI
- a CDS encoding ABC transporter substrate-binding protein, encoding MRHLRGKTKDRLLTMTSAAALIAASVTMAAPALADEAAAKKWIDSEFQPSTLSKDDQMKEMQWFIKAAAPFKGMEINVTSETLTVHEYESKTLAKAFEEITGIKVKHDIIQEGDVVEKIQTQMQSGKNVYDGWINDSDFIGTHFRYGQAVDLTDWMAKEGKDVTDPMLDVNDFIGKSFTTAPDGHLYQLPDQQFANLYWFRYDWFSNPEYKAKFKAKYGYDLGVPVNWSAYEDIAEFFTNDIKEINGVRVYGHMDYGKKDPSLGWRFTDAWLSMAGNGDKGIPNGLPVDEWGIRMEGCRPVGSSVERGGDVNGPASVYSIVKYLDWMKKYAPPQAQGMTFSESGPVPSQGAIAQQVFWYTAFTADMVKPGLPVMNADGTPKWRMAPSPHGSYWKEGMKLGYQDVGSATLLKSTPVDRRKAAWLYLQFIVSKSVSLKKSHVGLTFIRESDIWDKSFTERAPKLGGLIEFYRSPARVQWTPTGNNVPDYPKLAQLWWQNIGDASSGAKTPQAAMDSLAAAQDSVMERLEKSGVQKECGPKLNKKETAEYWFAKSAKDGNIAPQRKLANEKPKGETIDYDTLIKSWPASPPKRAEAK
- a CDS encoding DUF2160 domain-containing protein, translated to MENIAWMAWTVPTAIFFVMLSLTLGVMTWLAVAYPEAERIGILRIPTTRGDRLFISLVLSAVIHLLWIAFVGTDAIATLPIGEGVEISSLWLATVISLLSAVAIFRNV
- a CDS encoding ABC transporter ATP-binding protein, encoding MARIDLVDLAHSYGGNDAPPESFALKPVTMTWRQGGAYALLGPSGCGKTTLLNLISGIVTPSRGQILFDGADITPLSTQKRNIAQVFQFPVIYDTMTVGQNLAFPLKNRGVPKADIDARVKRIADLLDLTPYLNRKATRLTADAKQKISLGRGLVRSDVAAILFDEPLTVIDPELKWQLRSKLKALHRDLDLTMIYVTHDQTEALTFADTVVVMHDGGVVQSGTPAELFDKPAHTFVGYFIGSPGMNIVPATVSGHEARIDGHTIGLHRNYGVLPAGAKIEIGVRPEFVNVAAPASGLLSANIERIDDLGRVRFARVRVGDAKFAARVPPGFSVPDSTVGLVFDPSHVHVYADSRLVEGVA
- a CDS encoding lipopolysaccharide assembly protein LapB, whose amino-acid sequence is MSRNTAEDIARDATAAFNSGQPDRARKLCEEGLADRPGEPMLHHLLAAVLFSKGELDPARVHVEASLARRPDNAAARLLAARIARTAGDFDSALSHLDLIIAAAPQREAFLEKARTLDQASLQTGLREQAREAWRAILKVIPQSQEAAARLGRLAWEDGDQAAALPLLERATQGDTPASTWFDLGLVRQDLRDYVGAATAYRRAFEAKPDFAEAALNLGVVLQESGDIDNAMHAYAQAYRLRPQTFGTIAMALTSASHGRLWLDEDALRRKLGR
- a CDS encoding carbohydrate ABC transporter permease → MHSIPGRRIIMVLFLIFLLLPIYWLVNMSFKTNGEIVSTMTLWPHQPTLANYIRIFTDESWYSGYIHSLNYVVINTVISISVALPAAYAFSRYRFLGDKHLFFWLLSNRMAPAAVYALPFFNLYSAIGLFDTPWAVALAHCIFNVPLAVWILEGFVSGVPREIDETAFLDGYSFPRFFVKILVPLIGSGIGVAAFFCFMFSWVELLLARTLTTVAAKPISAIMTRTVSAAGMDWGLLAAAGVLTIIPGALVIWFVRNYIARGFALGRV